The following are from one region of the Salvelinus fontinalis isolate EN_2023a chromosome 5, ASM2944872v1, whole genome shotgun sequence genome:
- the LOC129855503 gene encoding fibronectin type III domain-containing protein 7-like: protein MGFINWMVLFALIGIGSQSSASSEITVSIFTVTSKSMTVQWSRCSGASSYKITATSKNSLDASAFAQFGANSVMGSINSLTPNNMYIIRAEAMDNSLNVLSQAEVEETTASEVPTINMATSKQSESMTVEFTQVSGATSYILRAETADMSFFCETKVSSSPGTVLNLQAYTDYTLSVMSVNSGGRSQPSLPVVAKTVVAAPKLNSTSPSNDTIVVGWEPVDHVFLYTISIIMEGSDSRVKLNTTDTSVIFSGLEAGTTYCIKGNAWDPEKRQGDDFTVCQITRPCIPVLTELEVRMVGSEAGLSVSWAPSQGAGEYLAFSSEGLNCTSTTGACTLAPVGCGQRHTVTVTAINEGGPSIPSAPEEFITFPCPPEPLRVEETKAGNCSVLWDAIPYTDTYVAFIKRDDGQEERCNTSSTSCNYHCQCGYTYLMTVFAFSQAGSSPPGPVLNYTTLPCCPEDVFISLASPGTLEIMWSAVRGAEVYETRAVEGSEVILCNDTAPVCALSDLTCNSPYSVVVIPCNEIRGCNHTCRSHTKETAPCMPEILNVTQINTTSVNVSFSAPNRAGATYKVSVVAQDNRNTCTSRGTSCEIHDLPCGEVYEVSAIATTTVGDSFPSYSVPLETAPCCPATLNVEQVTQAMTNVTWSMARGTHTYMTSLTSPKGNARCHTLDTHCLMGCITCGTNYTVSMEAISRTGHMSECTYHGFSSSACCPSGVKLYRMANNTLRVYWRSTGGLHNYTAKMVGSQSNYTCTPPPGGNTCEVPEIMCGDVYNVVVAPLTQDGAMVQFCPQRMYSVSCSGSNVGMVIYRGKRSLD from the exons ATGGGATTTATTAATTGGATGGTGCTTTTTGCCTTGATAGGCATAGGCTCTCAG AGTTCAGCGTCATCAG AAATCACAGTGTCGATATTCACCGTAACATCTAAGAGTATGACCGTGCAGTGGAGCAGATGCTCAGGAGCCAGTTCCTACAAGATCACAGCAACCTCCAAGAACTCCCTGGATGCCTCAGCCTTCGCCCAGTTCGGTGCCAACTCTGTGATGGGCTCCATCAACTCTCTAACCCCCAACAATATGTACATCATCAGGGCTGAAGCCATGGATAACAGCCTGAATGTTTTGAGCCAGGCTGAAGTAGAAGAGACCACCG CTTCTGAGGTGCCCACCATCAACATGGCAACATCAAAACAGAGTGAGAGCATGACCGTGGAGTTCACTCAGGTGTCCGGTGCCACTTCCTACATCCTGCGTGCCGAGACCGCCGACATGTCCTTCTTCTGCGAAACCAAGGTGTCCTCTTCCCCTGGGACCGTGCTCAACCTTCAGGCCTACACCGACTACACTCTCAGTGTCATGTCCGTCAACAGCGGAGGCAGAAGCCAGCCTTCCCTCCCTGTGGTAGCAAAGACAG TGGTTGCTGCGCCCAAGCTCAACTCCACCTCTCCCAGCAATGACACCATTGTGGTGGGGTGGGAGCCTGTGGACCACGTTTTCCTGTACACCATTAGCATCATCATGGAGGGCTCAGACAGCAGGGTGAAGCTCAACACCACTGACACCAGCGTGATCTTCTCTGGCCTGGAGGCTGGGACAACCTATTGCATCAAGGGCAACGCCTGGGACCCCGAGAAAAGACAGGGAGACGACTTCACCGTCTGCCAGATCACAC gtccATGCATCCCTGTGCTCACTGAGTTGGAGGTGAGGATGGTGGGCTCtgaggctggtctgtctgtgtcCTGGGCTCCATCTCAGGGGGCAGGGGAGTACCTGGCTTTCAGCTCCGAGGGGCTGAACTGTACCTCTACCACCGGCGCCTGCACCCTGGCCCCCGTGGGGTGTGGCCAGAGACACACCGTCACCGTGACAGCCATCAACGAGGGAGGACCCAGCATCCCTTCTGCTCCTGAGGAGTTCATCACCT TCCCCTGCCCACCAGAGCCTCTGCGTGTGGAGGAGACCAAGGCAGGTAATTGCTCTGTGTTGTGGGACGCCATTCCCTACACCGACACCTACGTGGCCTTCATCAAGAGGGATGATGGTCAGGAGGAGAGGTGCAACACCAGCTCCACCAGCTGTAACTATCACTGCCAGTGTGGATACACCTACCTGATGACTGTGTTCGCCTTCAGCCAGGCTGGATCCAGCCCACCGGGCCCCGTGCTCAACTACACCACCT TACCCTGTTGTCCCGAGGATGTGTTCATCTCCCTGGCCTCCCCCGGCACCCTGGAGATCATGTGGTCAGCAGTGCGCGGGGCTGAGGTGTACGAGACGCGGGCGGTGGAAGGGTCAGAGGTCATCCTGTGTAACGACACGGCACCTGTGTGCGCTCTCTCCGACCTCACCTGTAACAGCCcctacagtgtggtggtgatccCCTGTAATGAGATTAGAGGGTGCAACCACACCTGCAGATCACACACCAAGGAGACAG CTCCCTGTATGCCAGAGATCCTGAATGTGACCCAGATCAACACCACCAGTGTCAATGTCAGCTTTAGTGCTCCCAACAGAGCAGGTGCCACCTACAAAGTGAGCGTAGTGGCCCAGGACAACAGAAACACCTGCACTTCCAGAGGAACTTCCTGTGAGATACATGACCTGCCCTGTGGCGAGGTCTATGAGGTCAGCGCCATAGCAACCACCACCGTGGGCGACAGTTTTCCCAGCTACAGTGTTCCACTGGAAACAG CACCCTGTTGCCCGGCAACCCTTAATGTTGAACAGGTGACTCAGGCCATGACCAATGTCACCTGGTCGATGGCGAGAGGCACACACACCTACATGACCTCTCTGACCTCACCGAAAGGCAACGCCCGCTGCCACACCCTGGACACCCACTGCCTGATGGGATGCATCACCTGCGGAACAAACTACACCGTCAGCATGGAGGCCATCAGCCGCACTGGACACATGTCTGAGTGCACCTATCATGGCTTCTCATCCA GTGCTTGTTGTCCATCGGGCGTGAAGCTGTACAGGATGGCCAACAACACGCTGCGTGTATACTGGCGTTCCACTGGCGGTCTCCATAACTACACGGCCAAGATGGTTGGTAGCCAGTCCAACTACACCTGCACCCCTCCCCCCGGGGGCAACACCTGTGAAGTGCCGGAGATCATGTGTGGGGACGTCTACAACGTAGTGGTGGCCCCTCTCACCCAGGACGGAGCCATGGTCCAGTTCTGCCCCCAGAGGATGTACTCAG TTTCCTGCTCGGGAAGCAATGTTGGAATGG TAATCTATCGAGGAAAGAGAAGTCTGGACTAG